The DNA region TGTCCCCAAACTGAAATGCAATGCGCTTCATCTACAACGACCATTGAAATTTTTATTTGATGCACCGCTTCAATCCATTCACTGTTTTCCTGTCTTTCAGGTGATATGTACAGGATCTTTAATCTGCCTCGTTTTGCTTCTTCAATTGCATTTAAATTATCCTCAGGTTCTTGCTCATAGTTGATGCAACTGGCTGCAATACCAAGTGCATTCAACCTTTTAACCTGGTCGCGCATCAAAGCGATTAACGGAGAAAACACAACCGTCGTTCCCTGAAAAATTGTAGCAGGAAATTGAAAACAAAGCGACTTGCCAAACCCTGTCTTTGCTATCAGCAATATCTTCTCACCTCTGAGAATTTTCTCAATTGCCACCCATTGTTCGTTGTAAAAGGCAGGCAATCTGAATCTTGTTTTCAACTAAACTCCGCTTCTCTTCTTGTTATCACTTCAGACCTAAGTTTAACTAACGGTTACAAGCTGATTGGATATTTGGTTATGCTCAACTATTACATTGGCTCGCCCTCATTTCAAATAATTGAGAAAAGCTTACCGGCAAACTTACAATCTCCTGCCCTCATCCAACAACTTCAAAAACACTAACCCCTTTGGCGTAATCCTGTGTTTCTGTCTGGAGCTTTTGGCCTCGGGTTCAGTCCACTCGACCAATTGGTCCGTTTGCAGCTTTGTCAATACTTTCTTCAGTTGCCCTGATATTGATTTCTGTCCAAGCGCTTCAGAAATTTCTTTTGTTGACGAGGTTCTTTCCTTGATCAGCTTCAGTACTTTCCCATATAAAGACTCGTGCTGTAACTCGTGCTGTAACTCGTGCTGCAACTCGTGCTGTAACTCCTGCTGTAACTCGTGCTGCAACTCGTGCTGTAACTCGTGCTGTAACTCCTGCTGTAACTCCTGCTGCAACTCCTGCTCCTGCTGGTAGTTTTTCTTTAGGAATACCACCCGAAAAGACAATCCAGGCTCTTTCCACTGAAACTCTATTTCAGGATATTGCTGTAATTCATTTGCTATCAGCTTTAAACCATTACCCCATTGCTCAATAATTCCCAGACGTTTGAATACCGGCGCCAACACCTTATTTCTGATGTCAGATTGCCCGGAAAGCATTTCATTGAAATCAACCGTAGGTGGCAGGGTTCCCAGGCTGGTAATTTCGATCTTGTCGTCAAAAATGGCAATTTTAATATCCTTTCCGGTGAGCGCGTAATCCCGGTGGATCACTGCATTACGGATTACCTCACGTATGGCAATTACCGGATATTCCCATCGGTTGTTCCTGTAAACACCCGAATAGTCGGTGGAGCCTTCTGAAATGTGACGGAGTACGAACTTATAGGCTTCCTCTGGCTGTAAAGCAAGGCCCACACTGATGGTTTTCTGGTCAATAAAATTTCCAGGCTCAGTTCCCTTGAACCTTGCACATTCAACCTTTGCATAAGGGAAAAGTTGCGTTCGCAACTCATCATCCTACAGAAGTATCAACGCGTTGGTTGGAAGATTTTTATTTTGTTCGGTGCGGAAAAGGTCCAGTTTCCTTAAAACCTGGCGTGTAAGTTCTTCACCCGTTTTTTCCAGAAAAAATTCTTTAAACGAAGTTATGTTGACCTGATCAATGGTTTTGGTAAAAACCAGTTCACTGTCGAAGGAAATATTTTTCCTTTGCCGCTTGAGTTCTTCAATGATTTCTTTGGAAGCCAGACGATTGCTCGAGCCAACTCGAATATACGTGCCTTCTTCAATGGTTGACTGTTTAAGGTGATAAGGTGGTGCGCTACCCTTAAATATGACTACTTGTATGATTGATTTGCCTTCATGGCGTAAAAAGGATATCTCCGGGAGAATTACCGGTTCGCACAAATCATGAATGATGCTGCTGATCTTTTCTTCCGTTTTTAATAAAAGGTCTTCATCAATTCCGGTAACCTGACGGGGAGTATCCTGAATTCCGATGTACATTGTTCCGCCTGCATCATTGGCAAATGCTATGGCTGTTTTGGCAATATCCAAACCCGAGGTGATTTCTTTTTTAAACTCAAGTTTGCGGCCTTCAGATTGTTGGAGTATTTGATTGATTTTGGACATGTTGTTATAAAACACAGTTGACTTTACTGATTAAACAAATCCCCATACCCCACCCCCGTCTCTTTCGCTTTTGGCTTGGAAGCTGTTGGCTTTTTATGGGTTTCTTTCTCCCCGCTCAGATCCCGCTGGCACTCCTCCCAAATCGCTTTCAGTCGTTTCAGGTGCGATTCCATATCCCATTGTGGGCGGAGGCGGTCGTAGGCTTCGAGCACGAGGCGGCGGGTGCGGTATTCGCCGTGGCGGCGGATTTCTTTTTCCTTGAGTACGCGGAAGGTTTCGCCGGGGAAGTCGGGGCCGTACACCTCCTGTGGGTCTAAGATGTAGCGCAGCTCGTCGCGCTCCAGGCCGTAGAGCAGCGCATACCAGGCATCGAGTTCGGCGCGGAGCAGGGCACGGCGGTCTTCGTCCCATTTGAAGGGGGGCAGCGGGCAGCCGCCGTTTTTCTCCGGTTCCCAGTCAATTTCAGGGTAGGCCGGCGCCCAGTCGGGGATTTGCCAGCTGTGGCCGCCTGTGGCGCGGCGGTTGTCTTCCCATTGCTGCCGGATGGCTGCCCTGAGCTCCTCATCCGCCTCCCGCCACACATCATCGGCAAAGGCTTTGATGTCCCAGGAGGTGTAAATGAGTTCTACAATGCTTGGAATCAGCATAATTATCATCCCAACGGGATACGTTTCAGGCACCAATACTGCAAATTGTTCAACATAAAAAAAGTTCAAGTGAGCACTTGCAATCTTTTGCCTGGCAAAGAAATCAAGGATTAAACTGTTAAAATTTGCAAATTTGATTGTACGTTGTTGGTTATTTTTATTGCTTTTTACGATGGGAAAATTATTTCCTATTGCTGCTAATGACAAAACTGAAAAAATACTTGTTCTCTCATCCGTTGACCTGGCAATATCTCTAAAACCAAGAAACCACTTCTTATCCGTCTGTTTGTCTACCTCCTCTTTCACCACCCAATACCAGGGAATGGCCACAAAAGCCGGATTTTGTTTTTGCAGCAAGGTAGTTTCGGTGGTTTCGGAACGGCTTGAGGCGCCTTCGAAGGTACTGAAACGATGGTCAAAATGCCAGATCATCTTGGCTTCATACAGCGGCAACCAGATCTCCTCCCCTTTCACAAAGCGGTTGCCCATAAGGGTAAAGCCGGCCTGCTCCATCTGCGCACGGGTGCGGAAGAGGTGGGAGTCGGTTGACATATTGAATAAGCCTTGCTTGAAGGACACACCCCACGGGTTTTGGTTTTTTGACTCGTTGATGAGCACGGGCACGCGGCTGTAAATTTTTGCCGTGAGTTCGGCATCCTGGCGGGTGCGGAAAATGGGTGTGGTGCGGGTGTTGGGGTTGATGTTCAGGAAATCCTGTTGCGAAAGGGCAAACACCCTTCGGGGGTCGGTAAGGTCGAGTACATCGTGCAGAAAGAAGCCAAATTTCTGTTCAGACCTAGTTTTTCCACCCAAAATTGTAACAAGCGAAAATTTCATTAAACTAATAACACTGGGGAATATTTTCTTTCGGTTCTCAAAATCAAAGAGCGAGACCAGTTGGCCGTCTTCTATAAGATGAGCAAAAAACCTTTTGTTGCCATCATCGGTGGCAATTCCGGTAGGAACAATAAAACCGGCACGCCCATCAGCATTGATTGATTTCAGAATTTTTTCAGCAAAGGCAGCATAAAGGTTTAACCTGCCGGAATTTGTAAGCGTAAGAATGCCACTTTCCTGCATAAACTTACGGCTGGCGTCGAAAGTTCTTAATTCATGATGATATTCATCATAAAGCCCGGGATTGTTTGTGGCAAGTTGTGCGATTAGCTTTGTTCGTTCAGCCTTGTTTGCGGCTTCGTCAATTTCGGGAGCACGGGTTTCAAAAAATTCTATTTCCTTTAGTTCAACGATTTCCCACGGCGGGTTGGCCAGCACCACATCGAAGCCGCCTTTTGCGGCGATATCGGGGAACTCCAGTGGCCAGTGGAAAAAGCGATAATTGATGGATGCTGCGGTTGCCTGGGCTTCCAAGCGGGCATTCAGGCTGCCGGCGCTGCCCAGAAAAATGGCCAGGAATTCGGACTGCACATAGAGGTGTTCGGGCTTTCCGGTTTTGTATTCCTGGAAAAAGGCATACGTAAACAGGTTGCAGGCGGTTTGGTCTTTCAGCAGTTGGGGGTCGCGCATCAGGCGGCTGTATTCGCGGCGCTTTTTTTCGTAGTCTTCCTGGGTGTACACCTTAAGTTCGTGCAGCTGGAGGTATTTTTCAGCAAATTGCTGCTGGTGGGCCTCCAGCGTTTCGGCTTGGGAGAAAAGGGACAATTGTTTCCTTTTCAGAAAATCGCGGTTGCGTTTCTTTATTGCTGAGGCCACCGCCCGGTCGTCGCCGCTCAGGGGGTTGAAAGCGCCTTCGGGTATGCCGCCTCTGAGGCGTTTCAGGTTGTCCACACCCACCAGCGAGTCGCCGCATTTGATTTTGTGTTCCAGGAAAGTGAGGGGTTTGCCGCTGTTGTGCGCCACCAGCCAGAGGCTGAGGCGGCAAAGCTCCACGGCGGCGGGGTTTTTGTCCACGCCGTAGATGCAGCTTTCAATCACATCGCGTGTGGCTTCCAGCAGGGGTTCTTCGCCCGGGTTTTCTTCGCCGGTGCGTATCTTGGCCAGTTCGAAGCCCAGCACCCTGGCGGCGGCCAGCAAAAAATGCCCGGAGCCGGCGGCAGGGTCGCACACCGAAATGCCGAGGATGGCGTTGGCTTTTTCTTCGCGGGTTCTGGCTTTTTTCAAGCGCTCCTCCATCACCGGGATGAGTGCGGTTTTGATGAGCTGTGCCACCAGGTCGTGGCGGGTGTAGTACGAACCGGTGAGTTTGCGCAGCGAGCCTTCGGTAAAGCTGAAGGCCGGCGTAGGCAGGTCGAGGTTGAAGTAAGGCTGCAGTTCGAGCAGGGCTTCATACACCGAACCGAGTTCTTCCACATCCAGGTCGCGGTAGTTCACACGGGTGAGCTGCCCGCGTTCGTCGCGGAAGGTAGTGAGCCTGCCCAGGATTTCGAGCATATATTGGTTTTGGAGGCGCAGGCTGTAGAGGTCAATCCCGTCGAGGCTGAGGCTGTTGGTTCCGAACAATTCTCCGCCCAGGGGTTTGATGCCCAGTTTTTCGCCTTCTCCCAGGGGTTCGAACAGGCGGAAGGTGGCCAGCAAGGCCTGCCAGAGGTCGTGTTTGCGCGGGTCGATATACACCGGCGAGAGGGCCAGGTTGCGCAGGCGCTCAAAACTGTAATGATTCAGGTAGATGTTGCGCAGGCGGTTTTTGCTTTCGTATTCCGCATCATCTTTTGTGAACCTTGGGTAAACCAGGTTACGTTCCTCGATGGTGGCCAGGAAGATGATGCGGTAAACGGTTCGCAGCAGGAGTTTGTAGAACTGCGCTGCATGGATGTTTCCGGTGCGCACCTGCTCCACAAAATGCGCATTGGCAGGATGGGTAAGAAAGCCTTTGGCCATGGTTTCCATGGATTCTTTCACCGCCGTGCGCAGTTTTTCGCGTATGCGCGCGCCGGAATCCAGGGATTCCTGGTGGTAGAACTCAAAGATGGATTTTTCGGCTTCGTCGGGGCTTTCGGGCATGCGCGAGGCATGGAGCACGCGGTACATGAGGGCAAACTCATAGAACAAGTCCTCTTCGAGCATCTTGCCGAGGTCGAACTCAAGGTAAGCCAGTTTGGAGAGGCGGTTGGAGTCGCGCAGCAGACGGATTTGTGTGCCGTTGGTTACCAGCCCGTAGAGGTGACCGGTGTGGTTGAGGTATTCCTGCATGAGGGCATGCGGCGACATGCGCAGGCGGTTGCCTTCGGGTTTGCGGTCGAGCTTGTCGGCATATCCCATGATGAGCACCGGAAAGCCGTTGCGCTTGGCATCGCGGTGGCTGATGGGGAAGGTTTTTCCATTAATTTCTTCGACGCGGGCCGGTTCAATGTCGTACCCCAGCTCGAACAAAAACGGGGTCATCCAGAGTTTGCGGGTTTCGGAAGTGCCGTATTCGCCCTCCGGCAGCGCTTCCATTTTGCGCGAATAAAGCTCCCAAAGAATTTTCGCTTCCGACCAGGCGCTGCTGATCCTATCGCGCAGCGTGCTTCCTTTATCGAAACCGAAATCCTTGGGTTTCTGATAGTGATAGTTCTCGTCGTTGCGAATCTTATCGAGGATTTCGAGCGTGATGATGTTGCCCTGTATGTGGATGGCTGAGTAGTTCATCTTACAAATCGAGTTTAGGTTTGGGCATGAGGATATACACTCCCATCACATCGGGAGGAAGCACTGGGGTGGCTTTTTCATACCGCCTTCCGCCCACCAGTTCCTTGAAGCGGCCGTGGGCTTCCACCAGGTTTTCGGCACGCTGTGTGGCCAGTTCCAGAAATTGGCTTTCCATTTGGGCAAACTGTTTGATTTCCATTTCAAAGTCGTGTTTCTGGCGTTCGGCGCTGAGGTCGTAGGCTGAGACAGCTTCGCGCAGGAGTTTTTTCCCCTCTTCATATCCGATGGTTTCGGCATCTGGTCCGCTGCCGCGA from Bacteroidota bacterium includes:
- a CDS encoding N-6 DNA methylase encodes the protein MNYSAIHIQGNIITLEILDKIRNDENYHYQKPKDFGFDKGSTLRDRISSAWSEAKILWELYSRKMEALPEGEYGTSETRKLWMTPFLFELGYDIEPARVEEINGKTFPISHRDAKRNGFPVLIMGYADKLDRKPEGNRLRMSPHALMQEYLNHTGHLYGLVTNGTQIRLLRDSNRLSKLAYLEFDLGKMLEEDLFYEFALMYRVLHASRMPESPDEAEKSIFEFYHQESLDSGARIREKLRTAVKESMETMAKGFLTHPANAHFVEQVRTGNIHAAQFYKLLLRTVYRIIFLATIEERNLVYPRFTKDDAEYESKNRLRNIYLNHYSFERLRNLALSPVYIDPRKHDLWQALLATFRLFEPLGEGEKLGIKPLGGELFGTNSLSLDGIDLYSLRLQNQYMLEILGRLTTFRDERGQLTRVNYRDLDVEELGSVYEALLELQPYFNLDLPTPAFSFTEGSLRKLTGSYYTRHDLVAQLIKTALIPVMEERLKKARTREEKANAILGISVCDPAAGSGHFLLAAARVLGFELAKIRTGEENPGEEPLLEATRDVIESCIYGVDKNPAAVELCRLSLWLVAHNSGKPLTFLEHKIKCGDSLVGVDNLKRLRGGIPEGAFNPLSGDDRAVASAIKKRNRDFLKRKQLSLFSQAETLEAHQQQFAEKYLQLHELKVYTQEDYEKKRREYSRLMRDPQLLKDQTACNLFTYAFFQEYKTGKPEHLYVQSEFLAIFLGSAGSLNARLEAQATAASINYRFFHWPLEFPDIAAKGGFDVVLANPPWEIVELKEIEFFETRAPEIDEAANKAERTKLIAQLATNNPGLYDEYHHELRTFDASRKFMQESGILTLTNSGRLNLYAAFAEKILKSINADGRAGFIVPTGIATDDGNKRFFAHLIEDGQLVSLFDFENRKKIFPSVISLMKFSLVTILGGKTRSEQKFGFFLHDVLDLTDPRRVFALSQQDFLNINPNTRTTPIFRTRQDAELTAKIYSRVPVLINESKNQNPWGVSFKQGLFNMSTDSHLFRTRAQMEQAGFTLMGNRFVKGEEIWLPLYEAKMIWHFDHRFSTFEGASSRSETTETTLLQKQNPAFVAIPWYWVVKEEVDKQTDKKWFLGFRDIARSTDERTSIFSVLSLAAIGNNFPIVKSNKNNQQRTIKFANFNSLILDFFARQKIASAHLNFFYVEQFAVLVPETYPVGMIIMLIPSIVELIYTSWDIKAFADDVWREADEELRAAIRQQWEDNRRATGGHSWQIPDWAPAYPEIDWEPEKNGGCPLPPFKWDEDRRALLRAELDAWYALLYGLERDELRYILDPQEVYGPDFPGETFRVLKEKEIRRHGEYRTRRLVLEAYDRLRPQWDMESHLKRLKAIWEECQRDLSGEKETHKKPTASKPKAKETGVGYGDLFNQ